A genomic region of Salvelinus namaycush isolate Seneca chromosome 7, SaNama_1.0, whole genome shotgun sequence contains the following coding sequences:
- the LOC120050352 gene encoding uncharacterized protein LOC120050352 — MLSCCCSNSTCSWEQIRSRSRSETANGDVNHLVEEVDQSEIVADITRMDIALLTEQYNLTKEKQKRQTLVVLFRQVSTDAAEISGQALVNVVPINQEMKSKHERKRSVSESENDFVGDLERAPWRKPLDIHRQTNVIITPHTNPTITGSNSSFTSLSEDFPETSSEKVLGDSISIHSVELSTSNSRSGSRKFSAPAILSRQLSFGGQRPPLLSSCPHHHYPFPQRKGPKKSEAARRLGMYSSF; from the exons ATGTTGTCGTGCTGCTGTTCCAATTCGACGTGTTCCTGGGAACAGATAAGGTCCCGGAGTCGTAGTGAAACAGCCAACGGCGACGTGAATCATTTGGTCgaggaagtggaccaaagcgaaATTGTCGCGGACATAACCAGGATGGACATTGCACTTTTGACGGAACAGTACAACTTGACTAAAGAGAAACAAAAGCGCCAGACCCTGGTGGTTTTATTCAGACAAG tatcaactgatgcagcagaAATCAGTGGGCAAGCCCTGGTCAATGTAGTCCCAATCAACCAGGAGATGAAGAGCAAACACGAGAGGAAGAGGTCGGTCTCAGAGTCTGAGAATGACTTTGTTGGGGACCTGGAGAGAGCCCCATGgcgcaaacccttggatatccaCCGACAGACCAACGTCATTATAACACCACATACAAACCCTACAATCACGGGCAGTAATTCAAGTTTTACTTCGCTGTCTGAAGACTTTCCTGAGACGTCCAGTGAGAAGGTCTTGGGGGATTCTATTTCTATCCATTCTGTAGAGTTGAGTACCAGTAACAGCAGATCAGGCTCCCGGAAGTTCTCAGCCCCAGCCATTTTGTCCAGACAACTGAGTTTTGGGGGGCAGCGGccgcctcttctctcctcttgcCCCCATCACCACTACCCCTTCCCCCAAAGAAAAGGGCCCAAGAAGTCAGAAGCTGCTAGAAGACTTGGGATGTACTCATCATTCTGA